In Homo sapiens chromosome 11, GRCh38.p14 Primary Assembly, one DNA window encodes the following:
- the UNC93B1 gene encoding protein unc-93 homolog B1 — MEAEPPLYPMAGAAGPQGDEDLLGVPDGPEAPLDELVGAYPNYNEEEEERRYYRRKRLGVLKNVLAASAGGMLTYGVYLGLLQMQLILHYDETYREVKYGNMGLPDIDSKMLMGINVTPIAALLYTPVLIRFFGTKWMMFLAVGIYALFVSTNYWERYYTLVPSAVALGMAIVPLWASMGNYITRMAQKYHEYSHYKEQDGQGMKQRPPRGSHAPYLLVFQAIFYSFFHLSFACAQLPMIYFLNHYLYDLNHTLYNVQSCGTNSHGILSGFNKTVLRTLPRSGNLIVVESVLMAVAFLAMLLVLGLCGAAYRPTEEIDLRSVGWGNIFQLPFKHVRDYRLRHLVPFFIYSGFEVLFACTGIALGYGVCSVGLERLAYLLVAYSLGASAASLLGLLGLWLPRPVPLVAGAGVHLLLTFILFFWAPVPRVLQHSWILYVAAALWGVGSALNKTGLSTLLGILYEDKERQDFIFTIYHWWQAVAIFTVYLGSSLHMKAKLAVLLVTLVAAAVSYLRMEQKLRRGVAPRQPRIPRPQHKVRGYRYLEEDNSDESDAEGEHGDGAEEEAPPAGPRPGPEPAGLGRRPCPYEQAQGGDGPEEQ; from the exons ATGGAGGCGGAGCCGCCGCTCTACCCGATGGCGGGGGCTGCGGGGCCGCAGGGCGACGAGGACCTGCTCGGGGTCCCGGACGGGCCCGAGGCCCCG CTGGACGAGCTGGTGGGCGCGTACCCCAACTAcaacgaggaggaggaggagcgccGCTACTACCGCCGCAAGCGCCTGGGCGTGCTCAAGAACGTGCTGGCTGCCAGCGCCGGGGGCATGCTCACCTACGGCGTCTACCTGG GCCTCCTGCAGATGCAGCTGATCCTGCACTACGACGAGACCTACCGCGAGGTGAAGTATGGCAACATGGGGCTGCCCGACATCGACAGCAAAATGCTGATGGGCATCAACGTGACTCCCATCGCCGCCCTGCTCTACACACCTGTGCTCATCAG GTTTTTTGGAACGAAGTGGATGATGTTCCTCGCTGTGGGCATCTACGCCCTCTTTGTCTCCACCAACTACTGGGAGCGCTACTACACGCTTGTGCCCTCGGCTGTGGCCCTGGGCATGGCCATCGTGCCTCTTTGGGCTTCCATGGGCAACTACATCACCAG GATGGCGCAGAAGTACCATGAGTACTCCCACTACAAGGAGCAGGATGGGCAGGGGATGAAGCAGCGGCCTCCGCGGGGCTCCCACGCGCCCTATCTCCTGGTCTTCCAAGCCATCTTCTACAGCTTCTTCCAT CTGAGCTTCGCCTGCGCCCAGCTGCCCATGATTTATTTCCTGAACCACTACCTGTATGACCTGAACCACACGCTGTACAATGTGCAGAGCTGCG GCACCAACAGCCACGGGATCCTCAGCGGCTTCAACAAGACGGTTCTGCGGACGCTCCCGCGGAGCGGAAACCTCATTGTGGTGGAGAGCGTGCTCATGGCAGTGGCCTTCCTGGCCATGCTGCTG GTGCTGGGTTTGTGCGGAGCCGCTTACCGGCCCACGGAGGAGATCGATCTGCGCAGCGTGGGCTGGGGCAACATCTTCCAGCTGCCCTTCAAGCACGTGCGTGACTACCGCCTGCGCCACCTCGTGCCTTTCTTTATCTACAGCGGCTTCGAGGTGCTCTTTGCCTGCACTGGTATCGCCTTG GGCTATGGCGTGTGCTCGGTGGGGCTGGAGCGGCTGGCTTACCTCCTCGTGGCTTACAGCCTGGGCGCCTCAGCCGCCTCACTCCTGGGCCTGCTGGGCCTGTGGCTGCCACGCCCGGTGCCCCTGGTGGCCGGAGCAGGGGTGCACCTGCTGCTCACCTTCATCCTCTTTTTCTGGGCCCCTGTGCCTCGGGTCCTGCAACACAGCTGGATCCTCTATGTGGCAGCTGCCCTTTGGGGTGTGGGCAGTGCCCTGAACAAGACTGGACTCAGCA CACTCCTGGGAATCTTGTACGAAGACAAGGAGAGACAGGACTTCATCTTCACCATCTACCACTGGTGGCAGGCTGTGGCCATCTTCACCGTGTACCTGGGCTCGAGCCTGCACATGAAG GCTAAGCTGGCGGTGCTGCTGGTGACGCTGGTGGCGGCCGCGGTCTCCTACCTGCGGATGGAGCAGAAGCTGCGCCGGGGCGTGGCCCCGCGCCAGCCCCGCATCCCGCGGCCCCAGCACAAGGTGCGCGGTTACCGCTACTTGGAGGAGGACAACTCGGACGAGAGCGACGCGGAGGGCGAGCATGGGGACGGCGCGGAGGAGGAGGCGCCGCCCGCAGGGCCCAGGCCTGGCCCCGAGCCCGCTGGACTCGGCCGCCGGCCCTGCCCGTACGAACAGGCGCAGGGGGGAGACGGGCCGGAGGAGCAGTGA
- the UNC93B1 gene encoding protein unc-93 homolog B1 isoform X1 — protein MMFLAVGIYALFVSTNYWERYYTLVPSAVALGMAIVPLWASMGNYITRMAQKYHEYSHYKEQDGQGMKQRPPRGSHAPYLLVFQAIFYSFFHLSFACAQLPMIYFLNHYLYDLNHTLYNVQSCGTNSHGILSGFNKTVLRTLPRSGNLIVVESVLMAVAFLAMLLVLGLCGAAYRPTEEIDLRSVGWGNIFQLPFKHVRDYRLRHLVPFFIYSGFEVLFACTGIALGYGVCSVGLERLAYLLVAYSLGASAASLLGLLGLWLPRPVPLVAGAGVHLLLTFILFFWAPVPRVLQHSWILYVAAALWGVGSALNKTGLSTLLGILYEDKERQDFIFTIYHWWQAVAIFTVYLGSSLHMKAKLAVLLVTLVAAAVSYLRMEQKLRRGVAPRQPRIPRPQHKVRGYRYLEEDNSDESDAEGEHGDGAEEEAPPAGPRPGPEPAGLGRRPCPYEQAQGGDGPEEQ, from the exons ATGATGTTCCTCGCTGTGGGCATCTACGCCCTCTTTGTCTCCACCAACTACTGGGAGCGCTACTACACGCTTGTGCCCTCGGCTGTGGCCCTGGGCATGGCCATCGTGCCTCTTTGGGCTTCCATGGGCAACTACATCACCAG GATGGCGCAGAAGTACCATGAGTACTCCCACTACAAGGAGCAGGATGGGCAGGGGATGAAGCAGCGGCCTCCGCGGGGCTCCCACGCGCCCTATCTCCTGGTCTTCCAAGCCATCTTCTACAGCTTCTTCCAT CTGAGCTTCGCCTGCGCCCAGCTGCCCATGATTTATTTCCTGAACCACTACCTGTATGACCTGAACCACACGCTGTACAATGTGCAGAGCTGCG GCACCAACAGCCACGGGATCCTCAGCGGCTTCAACAAGACGGTTCTGCGGACGCTCCCGCGGAGCGGAAACCTCATTGTGGTGGAGAGCGTGCTCATGGCAGTGGCCTTCCTGGCCATGCTGCTG GTGCTGGGTTTGTGCGGAGCCGCTTACCGGCCCACGGAGGAGATCGATCTGCGCAGCGTGGGCTGGGGCAACATCTTCCAGCTGCCCTTCAAGCACGTGCGTGACTACCGCCTGCGCCACCTCGTGCCTTTCTTTATCTACAGCGGCTTCGAGGTGCTCTTTGCCTGCACTGGTATCGCCTTG GGCTATGGCGTGTGCTCGGTGGGGCTGGAGCGGCTGGCTTACCTCCTCGTGGCTTACAGCCTGGGCGCCTCAGCCGCCTCACTCCTGGGCCTGCTGGGCCTGTGGCTGCCACGCCCGGTGCCCCTGGTGGCCGGAGCAGGGGTGCACCTGCTGCTCACCTTCATCCTCTTTTTCTGGGCCCCTGTGCCTCGGGTCCTGCAACACAGCTGGATCCTCTATGTGGCAGCTGCCCTTTGGGGTGTGGGCAGTGCCCTGAACAAGACTGGACTCAGCA CACTCCTGGGAATCTTGTACGAAGACAAGGAGAGACAGGACTTCATCTTCACCATCTACCACTGGTGGCAGGCTGTGGCCATCTTCACCGTGTACCTGGGCTCGAGCCTGCACATGAAG GCTAAGCTGGCGGTGCTGCTGGTGACGCTGGTGGCGGCCGCGGTCTCCTACCTGCGGATGGAGCAGAAGCTGCGCCGGGGCGTGGCCCCGCGCCAGCCCCGCATCCCGCGGCCCCAGCACAAGGTGCGCGGTTACCGCTACTTGGAGGAGGACAACTCGGACGAGAGCGACGCGGAGGGCGAGCATGGGGACGGCGCGGAGGAGGAGGCGCCGCCCGCAGGGCCCAGGCCTGGCCCCGAGCCCGCTGGACTCGGCCGCCGGCCCTGCCCGTACGAACAGGCGCAGGGGGGAGACGGGCCGGAGGAGCAGTGA
- the UNC93B1 gene encoding protein unc-93 homolog B1 isoform X2, producing MAQKYHEYSHYKEQDGQGMKQRPPRGSHAPYLLVFQAIFYSFFHLSFACAQLPMIYFLNHYLYDLNHTLYNVQSCGTNSHGILSGFNKTVLRTLPRSGNLIVVESVLMAVAFLAMLLVLGLCGAAYRPTEEIDLRSVGWGNIFQLPFKHVRDYRLRHLVPFFIYSGFEVLFACTGIALGYGVCSVGLERLAYLLVAYSLGASAASLLGLLGLWLPRPVPLVAGAGVHLLLTFILFFWAPVPRVLQHSWILYVAAALWGVGSALNKTGLSTLLGILYEDKERQDFIFTIYHWWQAVAIFTVYLGSSLHMKAKLAVLLVTLVAAAVSYLRMEQKLRRGVAPRQPRIPRPQHKVRGYRYLEEDNSDESDAEGEHGDGAEEEAPPAGPRPGPEPAGLGRRPCPYEQAQGGDGPEEQ from the exons ATGGCGCAGAAGTACCATGAGTACTCCCACTACAAGGAGCAGGATGGGCAGGGGATGAAGCAGCGGCCTCCGCGGGGCTCCCACGCGCCCTATCTCCTGGTCTTCCAAGCCATCTTCTACAGCTTCTTCCAT CTGAGCTTCGCCTGCGCCCAGCTGCCCATGATTTATTTCCTGAACCACTACCTGTATGACCTGAACCACACGCTGTACAATGTGCAGAGCTGCG GCACCAACAGCCACGGGATCCTCAGCGGCTTCAACAAGACGGTTCTGCGGACGCTCCCGCGGAGCGGAAACCTCATTGTGGTGGAGAGCGTGCTCATGGCAGTGGCCTTCCTGGCCATGCTGCTG GTGCTGGGTTTGTGCGGAGCCGCTTACCGGCCCACGGAGGAGATCGATCTGCGCAGCGTGGGCTGGGGCAACATCTTCCAGCTGCCCTTCAAGCACGTGCGTGACTACCGCCTGCGCCACCTCGTGCCTTTCTTTATCTACAGCGGCTTCGAGGTGCTCTTTGCCTGCACTGGTATCGCCTTG GGCTATGGCGTGTGCTCGGTGGGGCTGGAGCGGCTGGCTTACCTCCTCGTGGCTTACAGCCTGGGCGCCTCAGCCGCCTCACTCCTGGGCCTGCTGGGCCTGTGGCTGCCACGCCCGGTGCCCCTGGTGGCCGGAGCAGGGGTGCACCTGCTGCTCACCTTCATCCTCTTTTTCTGGGCCCCTGTGCCTCGGGTCCTGCAACACAGCTGGATCCTCTATGTGGCAGCTGCCCTTTGGGGTGTGGGCAGTGCCCTGAACAAGACTGGACTCAGCA CACTCCTGGGAATCTTGTACGAAGACAAGGAGAGACAGGACTTCATCTTCACCATCTACCACTGGTGGCAGGCTGTGGCCATCTTCACCGTGTACCTGGGCTCGAGCCTGCACATGAAG GCTAAGCTGGCGGTGCTGCTGGTGACGCTGGTGGCGGCCGCGGTCTCCTACCTGCGGATGGAGCAGAAGCTGCGCCGGGGCGTGGCCCCGCGCCAGCCCCGCATCCCGCGGCCCCAGCACAAGGTGCGCGGTTACCGCTACTTGGAGGAGGACAACTCGGACGAGAGCGACGCGGAGGGCGAGCATGGGGACGGCGCGGAGGAGGAGGCGCCGCCCGCAGGGCCCAGGCCTGGCCCCGAGCCCGCTGGACTCGGCCGCCGGCCCTGCCCGTACGAACAGGCGCAGGGGGGAGACGGGCCGGAGGAGCAGTGA